The Pseudomonas putida nucleotide sequence GCTGTCGTGGTCGGCCTTGAACGGCGCCGGGTCGATGAGGAACAGCACATCGCCCTGTTTGACGTCGCTGCCTTCGCGGTACACCCGCTTGAGCACCACGCCCGCGACGCGCGCACGCACTTCTGCCGTGCGCGGGGCAAGGATGCGCCCACTCAGCTCGGTGCTGATGGCCAGGGGCTGCAGTTGCAGGGTCTCGACCCGGACCTGGGGTACGGGCTGTTGTTCGTCCTGCTCGGCCGCGTCGTCGCAACCGGCCAGGGGCAGGGCAAGCAGCGCCACGAGCGCCAGGGGGCGCAGGCGCGGGGGGAGGGTAATAGGCATGCGGATCTTCCGATGATGACCGTGCCTATCCTAAGGCAACCGTTCCTCGGGCGGCTGTTAACACCTGTAGGACCTGTGTGAAAAAGTGTTAAGAACAGTCCTACCGGTTTGTAGGTTTCTATATTCTCCATGAACCTGTGCCGGCTTCTTCGCGGGACAAGCCCGCTCCTACAGGGATAGTGCAAGCCTGTAGGAGCGGGCTTGTCCCGCGAAGAGGCCGGCGAAGATATCCTCAATATTTCCTGTAAGCCCTATGCCCAACATTCTCCTGGTCGAAGATGACAGTGCGCTGTCCGAGCTGATCGCCAGCTACCTGCAACGCAACGATTTCCATGTCCGGGTGATTGCCCGTGGCGACCACGTGCTGGACGCCTTCCGGCAGGACCACCCCGACCTGGTGATTCTCGACCTGATGCTCCCCGGCATCGATGGCCTGCAACTGTGCCGCCTGCTGCGTCAGGAATCACAAAGCCTGCCGATCCTGATGCTGACCGCCCGCGACGACAGCCACGACCAGGTGCTGGGCCTGGAGATGGGCGCCGACGACTATGTGACCAAACCTTGCGAGCCACGGGTATTGCTGGCCCGCGTGCGTACCTTGCTGCGCCGCAGCAGTGTCAACGAACCGCGCCTGGACAACCACCAGATCCTCATCGGAGGCCTGCGCATCGACCTCGCCGAACGGCTGGTCAGTTGGCGCGGCGAGGAGGTGGAACTGTCCAGCGGCGAATACAACCTGCTGGTGGTGCTGGCGCGCAATGCCGGTGTGGTGCTCAGCCGTGATCGCATCCTCCAGCAACTGCGCGGCATCGAGTTCAACGGCACCGACCGTTCGGTGGACGTGGCCATTTCCAAGCTGCGCCGCAAGTTCGACGACAGTGCCGGCGAGGCGCGCAAGATCAAGACCGTGTGGGGCAAGGGTTACCTGTTCAGCCGTGTCGAGTGGGAGTGCTGACGCACCATGCTGAAGATCCTGGTGCGCCTGTATCTGGTGATCATCATCGCCTACGCGGGGGCGCTGCTGTTGATCCCGGACACCATTGTCGGCCTGTTCCACGACCGTTTCATGGCCTACAACCTGGACCAGGCCAAGGGCGTGCAGTCGCTGATCGTCCGCCAGTTCCGCCAGGCTCCAGAAGCGCAATGGCCAGCGGTGGAGGAGGACCTGGCCAGGGCCTTCGCGCCACTGGAGGTCAAGCTGCTGCGCAGCGAGAAGGCAGGCCTGAGCCCAGAGGAAGAGGTGCGCCTGGAGCAGGGCCAGTACGCCGTGCGCATCGGAGACTGGGGCTATTACCAGACCGTGCTGGCACCGCTGGACAAGGATTGGCTGGTCAGCCTGCACTCACCACCAGACCCACTGGACATCAACGTGTTGTCCTGGGGCGTGACTGTGCTGATCGGCGCGGCGATGCTCGGTTGCCTGCTGCTGTGGGTGTGGCCGCACTGGCGTGACCTGGAGCGCCTGAAGGAAACCGCCCGGCGCCTGGGCCAGGGGCGGATGGCCGAGCGCACGCACATCTCGCCGCACTCGAACATCGGCGAACTGGCCGGGGTGTTCGACACCATGGCCAGCGACCTCGAACGCCATGTCAATCAGCAGCGCGAGCTGCTTAACGCGGTCTCCCACGAGCTGCGCACGCCGCTGACCCGGCTGGATTTCGGCCTGGTGCTGCTGTTCGACGAGGTACCGCCGACCAGCCGCAAGCGCCTGTTGGAACTGGTCGGGCATGTGCGCGAGTTGGACGAACTGGTGCTCGAACTGCTGTCCTACAGCCGCCTGTACAACGCCGACCAGGCGCGGGAGCGCGTCGAAGTGTCGTTGCTGGAGCTGGTCGACAGCGTGCTCGGCG carries:
- a CDS encoding response regulator transcription factor, with translation MPNILLVEDDSALSELIASYLQRNDFHVRVIARGDHVLDAFRQDHPDLVILDLMLPGIDGLQLCRLLRQESQSLPILMLTARDDSHDQVLGLEMGADDYVTKPCEPRVLLARVRTLLRRSSVNEPRLDNHQILIGGLRIDLAERLVSWRGEEVELSSGEYNLLVVLARNAGVVLSRDRILQQLRGIEFNGTDRSVDVAISKLRRKFDDSAGEARKIKTVWGKGYLFSRVEWEC
- a CDS encoding ATP-binding protein is translated as MLKILVRLYLVIIIAYAGALLLIPDTIVGLFHDRFMAYNLDQAKGVQSLIVRQFRQAPEAQWPAVEEDLARAFAPLEVKLLRSEKAGLSPEEEVRLEQGQYAVRIGDWGYYQTVLAPLDKDWLVSLHSPPDPLDINVLSWGVTVLIGAAMLGCLLLWVWPHWRDLERLKETARRLGQGRMAERTHISPHSNIGELAGVFDTMASDLERHVNQQRELLNAVSHELRTPLTRLDFGLVLLFDEVPPTSRKRLLELVGHVRELDELVLELLSYSRLYNADQARERVEVSLLELVDSVLGGFAEELDTRGIQWEVQAEDNLPRFVLDPRLTARAVQNLVRNAMRYCDESLLLRLRLEADGACLLTVEDDGIGIPAEERERIFQPFYRLDRSRDRNTGGFGLGLAISRRAIEGQGGTLTVAQSALGGAQFRIRLPAG